The Acidovorax sp. RAC01 genomic sequence TCCGAAAGCGGCGCACCGGCACCCCGCCGCATTGTGGTGGCGGACGACACGCTGGCGGCAGACACCGCCTTTCGCATGGCTTGCGAAGGCACAGGCCTGCTGTGGCAGGGCGACTTCCAGAACGCCCGCATGCTGGTGCAGGCGCTGATGCGCCGCATCGACACCCGCGGCAGCAAGCCGCGCAAGGCGGCTGCGGCCAAGGCAGCGCAAAAGGCCGCTGCGGCCACGCCTGCCGAAACCTTCCACCTGCACCGGCAGGCGCAGTCGCAGCGCGCGCGCGTGCTGGCGTCGGTGCTGATCCCGCTCGATGGCGATTACGGCATTGCCTTGCGGCGTGCGCCCGACCTTCGCCAGGCCTGCACCGAGGCGTGGGGCCCTGCCGATGGCAAGCCCTCCGTGGCCACGCTGCGCGAGCTGCTGGGCCTGGTGGGCGCGCACGAGTGGCGCAAAAAGGGCGTGGAAGTGCCGGCCCTGGGGGCCGCGCCGAACAACCGCATCCACCCTTACTACGGCGTGTTCTCGCCCGTGCGCGGCGAGTATGTGGATCTGGTGGCGACCACGCCGCTGCCCACCACCGCCCTGGCCTTTGACATTGGTTGCGGCACCGGCGTGCTGGCGGCCGTGCTGGCGCGCCGCGGCGTACAGCGCGTGGTGGCCACCGATCTGGACCCGCGCGCACTGGCGTGCGCCCGCGAGAATGTGCAGCGGCTGGGCGTGGCGGCCCAGGTCGAAGTGGTGCAGGCGTACCTGTTCCCTGATGGCCGTGCCCCGCTCGTGGTGTGCAATCCGCCCTGGGTGCCTGCACGTGCCAGCTCGCCCATCGAGCGTGCTGTGTACGACGAGGGCAGTGCCATGCTGCGTGGTTTCCTGTCGGGCCTGGCGGCCCACCTGGAGCCGGGCGGCGAGGGCTGGCTGATCCTGTCGGACCTGGCCGAGCACCTGGGCTTGCGCCCGCGGGCGCAGCTGCTCGAATGGATTGCCGGGGCAGGGCTGGTGGTGCTGGGCCGCCACGACGTGAAGCCTCACCACGGAAAGCCGGGCGATGCCACTGACGCGCTGCACACAGCCCGCGCGGCCGAAGTTACCTCGCTGTGGCGCCTGGCTGCGGCCACGTAGCCAGCACGGGCGACCGGGCCTACGACGGCCAGCACTTCATTTTTCTGGGCTCATGCCACGGGCCGCGACGTCATGCGACCAGACTGGCTGGCAGCGTTGCAATGACGCCCCCGGCCGGGTCCTGCCCCCGCGGATGTCTGGCCGCCGCTGCGGCCCGCTGGCGCAGCGATGGCTGCTCTGTGCGGGGCAGCAACTGGTCCAGCCGCTCGCGCAGGGTGGCGGCGCGTTCGGCGCCGGCAGCCATCGCCACTTCGTCAAACATGGCCTCGCCCACATCCAGCATGCTCGCTTCGTCGCGGGCTGTGCGAAGCGCATCGCGAAAGTGCTCGGCCAGCGCGGGATCGCGGCGGGCAAACAGGCGCTCGCAGGTGTCAAACAGGTACATGCGCGCGCCTGCCAGGGACCGCAGCGCTTCGCCGGTTGGCGGGCTGGATGGGCTGGTGGGGCTGCGTGCTGCGGCAGCCGCGGGCACAGGCGCTGATTCCGGCTGGCCCTGCGGCACGGGTGCATCGTTCGCTGATGTCGCGAAAGGCCGGTGGGCAGGCTGATGGGCCGGGCCGCTGAGGTAGCCGTGTCGCACCAGCTGCTCGACCATCTGGGCGCCCATGCCGTGGTACATGGCTTGCAGGTCGCGCAGAGGTTTGCCGTCGGCCAGCAAGAGCAGGGACCGCTCGCGCAGGCTCAGGGTGCGAACGCCTGGCGAGAGTTCAAGTCGTGCTTTTTCGGTGCGTTGCAGCAGCATGGCGGGTTCCTTGGCGGATGCAGCCTGCCATTGCAATGCCCTGCGATGACGCCGTGATGACCGGCTGCAGCACAATACGGGATGGGCCACGGCTGCTCGCGCGGCCGGGCGCGCTTGATGCACGTTTGCTACATTATTTGTAGCTATAGAGGCCTTTAAATCAAGCGCTGGAGCCGTTTTTTGCCACATATTGGCTGCCAGGTGCGGGTTGGAAGCTGCCGTTGGGCCTGGCCTAACCCCCAGGGCTGTCCACCGCGCCGGTGTCTGGCCCCTTGTTGTTTCTGACGGTCTGATCCCATGAGCTTGCTGCTGGCCCCGATGGAGGGGCTCCTGGACTTTGTGCTGCGCGACGTGCTCACCCGTGTTGGCGGGGTGGACCGCTGCGTGTCGGAGTTCATCCGCATCACTGGCACGCTGCTGCCCGACAAGGTGTTTTTGCGCTACCTGCCCGAGCTGCGCAACGGCAGCCGTACGCTGGCTGGCGTGCCGGTGCGTGCGCAGCTGCTCGGGTCCGACCCGGTCTGCATGGCAGAAAACGCAGCCCGTCTGGCCGCGCTGGGCCCCGAGGGGATCGACCTGAACTTCGGCTGCCCCGCCAAGGTGGTCAACCGGCATGGCGGCGGCGCAGCGCTGCTGCAGGAGCCCGAACGCATCGCCGTGGTGGTGGCGGCAGTGCGGCGGGCGGTACCTGCGCATCTGCCGGTGTCCGCCAAGATGCGGCTGGGCTACAACGACCACGGACTGATGCGCGAGTGCGCACAGGCCATGGAATCAGGTGGTGCCGCAGAGCTGGTGGTGCACGCGCGCACCAAGGCCGATGGCTACCGGCCGCCTGCGTACTGGGAGCACATCCCCGCCATCCGCGCCGCGGTGCGCATACCGGTGGTGGCCAATGGCGAGATATGGACGGTGGCCGACGCGCAGCGCTGCCGGTCCGTGTCGGGCTGCGATGCGCTGATGCTGGGGCGAGGCATGGTGGCCGACCCGGGCCTGGCCCTGGCTATTCGCGCGGCCGATGCAGGCCGTGCTGATAAGGCCCCGGTGGTGTGGAACGACCTGCTCCCGCACATCGCCGCCTTCTGGCAGCTCGTGTGCGACGACCTGGAACCGCGCCAGCGGGCAGGGCGCCTGAAGCAGTGGCTGAACCTGTTACGACGCCGTTTCCCCGAAGCCGAAACGGCTTACCAGGAGGTTCGCACCCTCACGGACCAGCGGATCATCAGCACTTGGGTGGCAGCCCAGCAGGTCTGAAAACCAAGCGGTAGCGCGGCAGTGGGCCCCCGCCCGCCCGCCCGCCCGCCCGCGCGATCGCTGCTGCGGCAAGCCTTGGCATCAGCCGCACTGGCGGTATGGCGCCCGCCTACAGCAGGTGGTCTGGTGCCAGCGGGCCGAGCAGCATCAGCATCAGCCGCAGGGGCAGGCTTGCATCGGGCTCGGTGGTGGCGTCCGGGAGCCGGCTTCCTTCAGGGGCCCGCCACACGAGCCGATTGCCAGAGTTGTCCAGCTCGACCCGCCATGCGGCTGTTTTCAGCGCCGTCTCTATCTGGCCCGCGGCCCGTGCGGAGAGGCTCTGGCTGCGGATGAGCAGCGCGATCTCGGTGTTTTGCCGCTGTGAGCGGATGTCGAGATTCATCGATCCCACCGCCAAAAGCCTGCCGTCCAGCACCAGCAGTTTTGAATGCAGCATGGCCCGGGATGCGCCGGGCCCACCCCCGTCTGCATCGCTTCTGGCCTTGCTGCCGCTGCTACCCATGCTTCCAGTCGACCCGAAGCTGCCGCGCAGTTCTGCGGGCAGCTCGCTGCGCATTTCGAACAGCTCCACACCCATCGCCAGCAAATCAGGCCTGTGGCGCGCGTAGCCTGCATGGGCGATGGGCGCGTCGTTGGACGCCAGCGAATTGGTCAGCACCCGCACCCGTACGCCTCGCGCGCGCGCATCTGCAAAGGCCTTTTTCATGTCCGGGCCCGGTACAAAGTAGGGTGACACGATGAGCAGGTCGCGCCGCGCGTACCCCATCAGTTGCAACAGGCCATCCACCACGGTGTCACCGTTCTGGGCCTGTTCCGGTGTCCCTGCGTTGGCCAGTGGCGAGGTTTCTGGGGCTTTGACGGAGCCGCGTTGCAGAAGGCGTCTGGCCGGAGCAGGCAGCGCGGTTTGCGATGGGCTCACCACTGCCTTCGGAAGCGGGGCGATGGCCGTAGGGGCCGTCGGAGCGTCTTGCACAGCTGCTGTGCCAGCCGCCGCCGCGCCAGGGGTCGGCGACGTCGCCTTTCTGGCGGGCGCGCCATCCGGGCGGCCATCTTCTGCCGTGCTGCCCTCGCCCTGGCTGGCACTGGCAGGTGCATCGGCGAGGGATGAGCCTGCACCATGGTTGTCAGTCGGAATCTTTGCGGGCTTGTCTGCCAGCACCGCAGCAGGCGCCCATGTGAAGCGGGCCTGGCTAAGGTCCATGGGTTGCTGGTCCCATACGCGGGCGCGTTGCAGGGCAGCGGCATCCGGGGCGCTGGTCGGCTCAAGGGCCGGCCCTGCCGGAGCTACGGTGCGCTGCCCAGGCCCAGCCCGCACAGGTGTTGCGCCCTGCGGGTCGCCAGTATTGCGCGGTGCCAGCTGCGCCCGCATCGCATCAAGCTCCTGCCGTGTGACCAACGCTTGCACAGGATAGGCGCGCTCGTTGTTCCAGTAGCTGTCAAAGCTGCGTGAAAGCTCCTGCACCACCGGCCCCGCTGCCAGCACATCCAGGTCCACAAAATTGCCGGTGTCGGCGTGACCGAAATACGCATCGCCCAGGTTGCGCCCTCCGGTCACGCCCATCGCGTTGTCCGCAATGAAAAGCTTGTTGTGCATGCGCTGCTGCACCCGCGAGAAGTCGGTCACCACGTTGAGCATGCGCCCCAGCTGGGACGCCCGCGCGCCCGTCAGGGGGTTGAACATGCGCATCTCGATGTTGGGCACAAACGCCAGGCGCATCACCTGTGCATCGCGGCCCGTGCTGTGAAAGTCGTCAAGCAGCACACGCACGCGCACGCCGCGCCGTGCGGCATCCACCACGCTGAGCAAGAGGCGTTCGCTGCTGGCATCGGCGTGGATCGCGTAGTACTGGAGGTCGAGGGTTCGCTGTGCCGCGTTCACCAGCGCCAGCCGGCTGCCATAAGCCGCCTGCGGCCCGCTCAGCAACAGAAAACCTGAAGCATTCCGCGCCCCATCGGCCGCGCGCCGCTCAGCGACGAGCTGGCCCAGAGCGGTGCGTTCAGGGGAAACAAGTGCCACCGACACGGGCCGACTGACATCCTTGGGCAGCCCGGCACAGCCCGTGGTCAGCCCCACAGCCATCATCCCTGCCAGGGCGAGCCAGCCGTATCGGGCAGTCGAGGCAAGGAGGGTATAGAGGGCGTTACGCGCAAGCATGGCGCGATTGTGACTGCGGTTGCACCGGGTTACTGTCGGACGCAGAGCCGTCCGTGCCCCGCTGCTGAAAGGGCTGTTTCGCCGACAGGCAGATCACCTGCTGCGCGCGATGTTTCGGCCGGTGTGGCCAGTGTGTCTTGTGTGCCGGACATTGCCCGTCGTTCGCCTATCGGTCGCAACGGCAGGTGCACGCACCTGGTATTTCGCAACGGGCGATGCACTGCCATTTCACATTGCGGTCTGTGTCGGGACGGTGTGCTCGGCTTGCACAACCCTCAAGTGGTTGACTGGACTTGTCCTGCTACCGTTCGCTGGATGCGGGATTTGCATGGCATGGTCTAGCCAGCACCTGTTTTCTTGCAAGTCCCTCCGAGCAATCCCATGGGGCCAACGCGCCCCCAGCCTCAGTGCGGTGAGTTATGCCGTCCCAGGCTATAAAAGCATGATCAACATGCAGCGCCGCTGGTGCGGCTGGCCGCCCTGAACGGCTGGGTCGTGATCGAACGCACGTTCGCGGTGTGGTTCATCTCTGCTCCCGGCCTACCCGCGTTGCCTGATCGCTGGCCTGCTGTGTACCTGCAGCACACCTTCGACGTCTCTGACGAGTCTGTGGCCAACACCGGGGGGAGAGAACCTGTACTGGCAGCTCTCGTGCGGCGAGATCTGCTTGCAGACAGAACCGCCCATCGACCCGAGCAGCCTGACGCGCTGAAGCAAGCGCATCGGCGACGACGGTGTGGAGACTTTGCTGATGGCCACCATGGAGGCGGCCACGCGCGGCGGCGTCGTCAAAGCGTCCCGTGTGGAATCGGGTCTTCGTGGACACCATTGCCATGCCCAAGGCGAGCGTGCACCCCACGGATAGCCGCCTGCTGGAGAGGATTCGGCAGCATCCGTTGAAGGTGGTCCAGGAACACGAAATGGTCCCGCACCAGAGCTACGATCAAACGGCCAAGACTGGCCGATATGGCAACGCCAAGCTGTTCAAGCGCACGCAGCGGGAAGTGGCGCGTCAACTCGACGCGTTACCCGCGCAGGCGCAGGCTGAGGTCTGCGATCTGCTGGCACGTGCGGGCCGCATCCTCACGCAGAGGACCAAGGACAAAAACAAGCTGTGCGCGCTGCATGCCCCCGAAGTCGAATGCATCATCTGGGGGGCAAGGCCCGCACCTCCTCTGAATAGGGAGTGAAGGTGAGCATCGTTACCACCTTGGAGGAAGGGCTGGTGGTGGGCATGCGCTCCATGCCGGGCAATCCGTATAACGGCCTCCCGCTGGCCGAGACCTTGGAGCACGTGGGCAACCCGACTGGCACAGACAAGCCGTCCGCGACTACCTTCGTGGACGCGGGCGATCGCGCGTTGCATGTACAAAGGGTGCGCATTTTGATGTCATGGCAAAAGTGGGGCATCACCCAGACCCGAAAGTCCAGGATCAAGCGAGGAAGCAACATCGAGCCGGCCGCCGGGCACATCGACATGGACGGGCGGCTGGCGCGCTACCTGCTCAGGGGAGCACTGGGCGATGCGCTGCATGCGATCATGTATGGCGCCGGCCGCAAACTGCGCCTCATCCTGGTCGCGCTGCGGCTCTTATGCGCCCGATTCGGTCGCCGTCATCGCAGCGCTGGTCGCCGCGCCCCGTGACCCCCGGATCGTCTGCTGCCGAGAAATGAATGTTTCAGGGCGGACCACTTTTCTCCATCCGTCGGGTCGCCTGCGGGCGGAGGACGCGGCGCACCAAGTGCCTAGAAGCAGTCGCGACCCTCTATACGGGCCAAAATTCGCAGGTCAGCCCCGATCCTGTCCACTGATTTGAAATCGAGCGAAACCCCGTCCGAAAGACCAGTCAAGGGCCCGAAATCTGCCATGCCAAAGCCCTTGCCGAGCAGGCGGGGCGCCAGGTAAACCAGCAACTCATCCACGAGCTGCTCCCTGACCAGCGAGCCCGTCAGTTGGTGTCCGGCCTCGACGTGCACCTCGTTGATCCCGCGACGACCCAGGTCTTGCAGCATGGCCCCAAGATCCACCTTGCCAGCGTCGTTCGGCATGCGGA encodes the following:
- a CDS encoding phospholipase D-like domain-containing protein; translated protein: MLARNALYTLLASTARYGWLALAGMMAVGLTTGCAGLPKDVSRPVSVALVSPERTALGQLVAERRAADGARNASGFLLLSGPQAAYGSRLALVNAAQRTLDLQYYAIHADASSERLLLSVVDAARRGVRVRVLLDDFHSTGRDAQVMRLAFVPNIEMRMFNPLTGARASQLGRMLNVVTDFSRVQQRMHNKLFIADNAMGVTGGRNLGDAYFGHADTGNFVDLDVLAAGPVVQELSRSFDSYWNNERAYPVQALVTRQELDAMRAQLAPRNTGDPQGATPVRAGPGQRTVAPAGPALEPTSAPDAAALQRARVWDQQPMDLSQARFTWAPAAVLADKPAKIPTDNHGAGSSLADAPASASQGEGSTAEDGRPDGAPARKATSPTPGAAAAGTAAVQDAPTAPTAIAPLPKAVVSPSQTALPAPARRLLQRGSVKAPETSPLANAGTPEQAQNGDTVVDGLLQLMGYARRDLLIVSPYFVPGPDMKKAFADARARGVRVRVLTNSLASNDAPIAHAGYARHRPDLLAMGVELFEMRSELPAELRGSFGSTGSMGSSGSKARSDADGGGPGASRAMLHSKLLVLDGRLLAVGSMNLDIRSQRQNTEIALLIRSQSLSARAAGQIETALKTAAWRVELDNSGNRLVWRAPEGSRLPDATTEPDASLPLRLMLMLLGPLAPDHLL
- a CDS encoding methyltransferase gives rise to the protein MIEWSHQGQNRQALWRSESGAPAPRRIVVADDTLAADTAFRMACEGTGLLWQGDFQNARMLVQALMRRIDTRGSKPRKAAAAKAAQKAAAATPAETFHLHRQAQSQRARVLASVLIPLDGDYGIALRRAPDLRQACTEAWGPADGKPSVATLRELLGLVGAHEWRKKGVEVPALGAAPNNRIHPYYGVFSPVRGEYVDLVATTPLPTTALAFDIGCGTGVLAAVLARRGVQRVVATDLDPRALACARENVQRLGVAAQVEVVQAYLFPDGRAPLVVCNPPWVPARASSPIERAVYDEGSAMLRGFLSGLAAHLEPGGEGWLILSDLAEHLGLRPRAQLLEWIAGAGLVVLGRHDVKPHHGKPGDATDALHTARAAEVTSLWRLAAAT
- a CDS encoding tRNA dihydrouridine synthase; the encoded protein is MSLLLAPMEGLLDFVLRDVLTRVGGVDRCVSEFIRITGTLLPDKVFLRYLPELRNGSRTLAGVPVRAQLLGSDPVCMAENAARLAALGPEGIDLNFGCPAKVVNRHGGGAALLQEPERIAVVVAAVRRAVPAHLPVSAKMRLGYNDHGLMRECAQAMESGGAAELVVHARTKADGYRPPAYWEHIPAIRAAVRIPVVANGEIWTVADAQRCRSVSGCDALMLGRGMVADPGLALAIRAADAGRADKAPVVWNDLLPHIAAFWQLVCDDLEPRQRAGRLKQWLNLLRRRFPEAETAYQEVRTLTDQRIISTWVAAQQV